The stretch of DNA TATAGGGCGATTTTGTGGGCGTTGTTTTGGGGGCGTGGCTTAGCTTGCAGTGGACCCCATCGTGGGTGTGGCTTGTTATTAGGGGGCGTGGCTTAATACCAATAGGGCATTTTTGTGGGCGACTCTAGGGGGCGTGGCTTAGCTTGCGGCGGACCCCGTTGTGGGCGTGGTTTGTTATTAAGGGGCGTGTCTTGATCCTAATAGGGCTGTGCTGTGGCCGAGGTTCTATATGGGCGTGGTTTAACCCAAATAAGGAAAAGATTGTGGGCGTGGTTTGTCTACGGGGGCGTGGCTTAATCCAAATAGGGCGATGTTGTGGCCGTGTCTAGGGCCATGGCTTATCCTGAAGGGGCCTCATTTGTGGGCGTGGTTTATAGTAGGGGGCGTGGTTTAATCCACGCGTTGTCATTATGGGCGGGACAATGCAAATAAAGACATGAGCGTGGTTTGGGTGAGTGGGCGTGGTTTGGGAATGCGTTTGGGCGTGGCTTGGGGCAGGGTGGGCGTGGCTTGGGGGCCGCTGGGCGTGGCTTGGGGCAGAGCGCGGGTCCCGGCGGAAGCGGcgggaaaggaggaggaggaagacgGGAAAATGGCGGCGGGGGGGGCTGCTGCTTGCGGCCTTTTTCCTGCCAGCAGGGATTGCTCTCCCGGCCCGACGGCTCCGCCGCTTTCCTGCAAGGTGCGCTGGGACCTCCTCCtcttttgttccctttttccgcctttttttccctcttttttcccctctttacCCTCggtcctctccttccccaggggAGACCTCGGTGATCGCCGGGCTCTACGGCCCCGCTGAggtgaaaagcagcaaagaactCGCTGACCGGGCGGTTCTGGAGGTTCTGCTGCGCCCCAAGGTGGGGCTGCCAGGTGGGTGCCCCTCCCCTActttcccccccagccctccaccCCGGGATGTATGGAGGGGTCCTTGGGGTGACCCCCGGTTCGGTTCCGCTCGCAGGG from Heliangelus exortis unplaced genomic scaffold, bHelExo1.hap1 Scaffold_279, whole genome shotgun sequence encodes:
- the EXOSC5 gene encoding LOW QUALITY PROTEIN: exosome complex component RRP46 (The sequence of the model RefSeq protein was modified relative to this genomic sequence to represent the inferred CDS: inserted 1 base in 1 codon; deleted 1 base in 1 codon): MSVVWGGRGLGAAGRGLGQSAGPGGSGGKGGGGRRENGGGGGCCLRPFSCQQGLLSRPDGSAAFLQGETSVIAGLYGPAEVKSSKELADRAVLEVLLRPKVGLPGVLERSREQLLRRTCETVLLGGLHPRSAITLVLQVLSDAGSLLSCCLNAASMALLDAGLPLSSLFCGVTCALDPXGAIVLDPTAPQEQ